A single window of Paenibacillus sp. FSL H8-0537 DNA harbors:
- a CDS encoding SAM-dependent methyltransferase: MSRWIGTANQGYAAYAVEELRRLLGQLKVTQLAAGEVFLFESPLSREETLEAVLRQLPIFLRHLQPVDRVIETSGNADDLEELSRVVRNAQLSFVDKQVSIHLRKAKITVYPYSAADTKAVLDAVLEEIGAESARQKPDMIIAIYAAAGQLYVGCGTPGEMLSDWPGGAVRFQREEGQISRAKFKLLEAEREFGLNYETFQQALDIGAAPGGWTSLLLERGLRVTAVDPGELHPSLNGHYALTYHKRNASDVKLPAEAYDLLVCDMSWSPMQMSRLVLDLQQSLAREATAIITIKLMHRKPLQTIRDVSERLSSAFTIERAKQLFHNRDEITLYLKYRKA; the protein is encoded by the coding sequence ATGAGCCGGTGGATTGGTACGGCTAATCAAGGATATGCTGCCTATGCGGTCGAAGAGCTGAGGCGTTTATTAGGCCAGCTGAAAGTGACACAGCTTGCGGCTGGTGAAGTGTTTTTATTTGAAAGTCCGCTTTCAAGGGAAGAAACCTTGGAAGCGGTTCTGCGGCAGCTGCCGATTTTTTTGCGGCATTTGCAGCCGGTTGACCGTGTCATTGAGACGAGCGGCAATGCGGATGATTTGGAAGAGCTGTCCAGGGTTGTGCGGAATGCGCAGCTTTCTTTTGTGGACAAGCAGGTATCGATTCATTTGCGCAAGGCGAAGATAACCGTCTACCCATATTCTGCGGCGGATACGAAAGCGGTGCTGGATGCGGTACTCGAAGAAATCGGTGCCGAATCAGCGAGGCAAAAGCCAGATATGATTATTGCAATATACGCAGCAGCCGGGCAGCTTTATGTAGGCTGTGGCACACCAGGCGAGATGTTGTCTGATTGGCCGGGTGGCGCTGTGCGTTTTCAACGGGAGGAAGGACAAATTTCCCGTGCAAAGTTCAAGCTGCTTGAAGCGGAGCGGGAGTTCGGTCTGAATTATGAAACATTCCAGCAAGCGCTGGATATAGGTGCAGCACCGGGAGGCTGGACATCGCTGCTGCTGGAGCGTGGCCTTCGAGTAACGGCCGTCGATCCTGGCGAGCTGCATCCTTCGTTGAATGGACATTACGCTTTGACTTATCATAAGCGTAATGCGTCGGATGTGAAGCTGCCCGCAGAAGCCTATGATTTGCTCGTCTGCGATATGAGCTGGAGCCCCATGCAAATGAGCAGGCTCGTGCTTGACCTGCAGCAGTCATTGGCGCGTGAAGCTACAGCGATTATTACAATTAAGCTCATGCACCGCAAACCGCTGCAAACGATTCGAGATGTGTCAGAGCGGCTCAGCTCCGCTTTTACGATAGAGAGGGCAAAGCAGTTATTCCACAATCGCGACGAAATTACATTGTATTTAAAGTATCGCAAGGCCTAG
- a CDS encoding autorepressor SdpR family transcription factor, with translation MNQAFKALSDPTRRTILDLLKERDLTAGEIADHFQMTKPSISHHLNLLKQAELVSDERKGQHIYYSLNTTVFQDLLKWIASFQ, from the coding sequence ATTAACCAGGCGTTTAAAGCATTATCCGATCCGACGAGACGCACGATACTTGATTTATTGAAAGAGCGGGACTTGACAGCGGGGGAAATTGCTGACCATTTTCAAATGACCAAGCCGAGCATTTCCCATCACTTAAACTTGCTTAAGCAAGCTGAGCTGGTGTCGGATGAGCGTAAAGGCCAGCATATTTACTACTCGCTAAATACGACCGTCTTTCAGGATTTGCTCAAATGGATTGCTTCTTTTCAATAA
- a CDS encoding ribonuclease H-like domain-containing protein encodes MSSLRERMNRLRSSAAGAASSTGGAPEGAGEQPYREPDLEASLEGSLETSIEGNKETNILANSKVHELDDSHTANMDGTILETETETETEAGAEQLPESWLAMGVKLQTNEVGTFLLREVKYAAAHQHGIHRLSELKEASKGLSAFHGEQIGAEHLLILDLETTGLGVGTGNVPFMVGIAYWQEQQFIVEQALIRHPAEERAMLAYLKEKLTAYAYLVTYNGRTFDWPVMLNRFILNGFGSKVWAPLHLDFLHPARSVWRNTLASCRLSHVEEERLGIERVDDVPGSLAPQLYFQYLADQNPEPLAGVFRHNEIDMLSLASLAIRFGHLLNGEAGCGPLPMPEEPEEIVRTGLWLEKMGQAEKAERLFAVAEQLPGMTLNALLLLAARDKKAGNWRRAVLLWQKAVMLPLKFGASDDSAFIELAMYYEHKLKDYESALLYADEALQMALSHPLRGRQTAKQRAELAELRKRSLRLQGKIGRKLGNHGT; translated from the coding sequence ATGAGCAGTTTGCGAGAGCGAATGAATCGCCTGCGCAGCAGCGCAGCTGGAGCAGCAAGCAGCACAGGCGGAGCACCAGAAGGTGCAGGGGAACAGCCCTATCGAGAGCCTGATTTAGAAGCCTCTCTAGAAGGCTCCCTAGAAACCTCGATAGAAGGAAATAAAGAAACCAATATACTAGCCAATAGCAAAGTGCATGAACTTGACGATTCCCATACTGCCAATATGGATGGCACTATTTTGGAAACAGAAACAGAAACAGAAACAGAAGCAGGCGCCGAGCAGCTTCCCGAGAGCTGGCTTGCTATGGGCGTCAAGCTGCAAACCAATGAAGTCGGCACCTTCTTGCTGCGTGAAGTGAAATATGCTGCCGCTCATCAGCATGGCATTCACCGGCTGTCGGAGCTTAAGGAGGCGAGCAAGGGGTTATCTGCTTTTCACGGGGAGCAGATTGGTGCAGAGCACTTGCTCATTCTGGATTTGGAGACGACCGGCCTCGGAGTCGGGACAGGCAATGTGCCGTTTATGGTCGGCATCGCCTACTGGCAGGAACAGCAGTTCATAGTAGAGCAGGCGCTAATTCGCCATCCGGCAGAGGAACGGGCGATGCTGGCCTATTTGAAGGAAAAGCTGACGGCCTATGCGTACCTGGTAACGTACAATGGAAGAACGTTCGATTGGCCCGTTATGCTAAACCGATTTATCTTGAATGGCTTTGGCAGCAAAGTTTGGGCGCCGCTGCATCTGGATTTTCTTCATCCTGCACGAAGCGTTTGGCGCAATACGCTTGCTTCCTGCAGGCTCAGCCATGTGGAGGAAGAGCGGCTTGGCATCGAACGTGTGGATGATGTGCCGGGCTCGCTTGCCCCGCAGCTGTATTTTCAATATTTAGCCGATCAAAATCCGGAGCCGCTGGCAGGCGTATTCCGCCATAATGAAATCGACATGCTTTCTCTTGCAAGCTTGGCGATCCGTTTTGGGCATTTGCTTAATGGCGAAGCGGGCTGCGGCCCGCTTCCGATGCCGGAAGAGCCGGAGGAAATTGTGCGAACAGGGCTGTGGCTCGAGAAGATGGGACAGGCGGAGAAGGCAGAACGCCTATTCGCGGTGGCGGAGCAGCTTCCGGGCATGACGCTTAATGCTTTGCTGCTGCTCGCTGCACGTGACAAGAAGGCTGGAAATTGGCGGCGAGCTGTGTTATTGTGGCAGAAGGCTGTAATGTTGCCGCTCAAATTTGGGGCAAGCGACGACAGTGCCTTTATCGAGCTCGCTATGTATTACGAACATAAGCTGAAAGATTATGAATCGGCTTTATTATATGCGGACGAAGCGCTGCAGATGGCGCTTAGCCATCCGCTTCGGGGGCGTCAGACTGCCAAGCAGCGGGCGGAGCTTGCAGAGCTTCGCAAGCGGTCATTGCGCTTGCAGGGCAAGATAGGAAGGAAGCTGGGGAATCATGGGACATAA
- a CDS encoding cyclic-phosphate processing receiver domain-containing protein — protein MIHLFLDDYRHCPKGFVLALTAQQCKQIIDTEDIDILSLDYDLGWNQDTGAEVVRHMVSTGRYPKQVFLHTSSAAGRVQMYQMLYAHAPKETKVHNGPMPFSLLEEIASL, from the coding sequence ATGATTCATCTTTTTTTAGACGATTACAGGCATTGCCCAAAAGGATTTGTACTGGCTTTGACAGCTCAGCAATGCAAACAAATCATTGACACGGAAGACATTGATATTTTATCTCTTGATTATGATTTGGGCTGGAACCAGGATACGGGTGCGGAGGTTGTTCGCCATATGGTGAGCACGGGACGTTATCCGAAGCAGGTTTTCCTGCACACCTCCAGCGCAGCAGGGCGGGTACAAATGTACCAGATGCTGTACGCCCATGCACCGAAGGAAACGAAAGTGCATAATGGGCCGATGCCGTTCTCGCTGCTGGAGGAAATTGCTTCATTGTAA
- the rnz gene encoding ribonuclease Z codes for MEIWFLGTGAGRPSKERNVTSIALRLPEPDGGLWMFDAGEGTQHQMMRSPLKMGKLNALFITHLHGDHTFGIPGLLSTRSYSGGKGPLHLFGPVGIEEMVRTALRLSGTHIDYELIITEIQGDGVIHEDERFVVEAWSLDHRLPCYGYRLLERDCPGKLNTERLKALGVPSGPLYGKLKQGEDVELPDGTKVRAADVAGAPLKGRIIAIAGDTSPCANIARLAENADLLVHEATFAAGQEEKAHEYGHSTTVEAAQAAKDAGVQQLIMTHFSSRFMLEDMPMLKEEAQRIFPQSEAAYDLFHAKIARRSDC; via the coding sequence ATGGAAATTTGGTTTCTTGGAACAGGTGCGGGAAGGCCGTCGAAAGAACGAAATGTGACGTCGATCGCGCTGCGGCTGCCAGAGCCAGATGGCGGGCTATGGATGTTTGATGCAGGCGAAGGAACTCAGCATCAAATGATGCGATCCCCGCTGAAAATGGGCAAGCTGAATGCTCTATTCATTACGCATCTGCATGGTGATCACACCTTTGGCATTCCGGGACTGCTTAGCACAAGGTCTTATTCCGGGGGCAAAGGTCCGCTCCATTTGTTTGGTCCCGTGGGCATTGAAGAGATGGTGCGAACCGCGCTGCGGCTGAGCGGAACCCATATTGATTACGAGCTGATCATAACCGAGATCCAAGGGGATGGCGTTATTCATGAGGATGAGCGATTCGTTGTGGAAGCGTGGTCATTAGATCATCGCCTGCCCTGTTATGGCTACCGCCTGCTGGAGCGCGATTGTCCAGGCAAGCTTAATACAGAGCGTTTGAAAGCGCTTGGTGTTCCGTCAGGGCCGCTATATGGCAAGCTCAAGCAGGGCGAGGATGTGGAGCTGCCAGATGGCACGAAGGTGCGTGCTGCTGATGTAGCTGGAGCTCCATTGAAAGGCAGAATTATTGCGATTGCTGGCGATACCAGCCCATGTGCCAACATTGCCCGGCTTGCCGAAAATGCGGATTTGCTCGTTCACGAAGCGACGTTCGCGGCAGGACAGGAAGAGAAAGCGCATGAATATGGCCATTCGACGACGGTTGAAGCGGCGCAGGCTGCGAAGGATGCAGGGGTGCAGCAGCTTATTATGACGCATTTCAGCTCGCGTTTTATGCTTGAGGATATGCCGATGCTGAAGGAAGAGGCACAGCGTATTTTTCCGCAATCGGAAGCGGCCTATGATCTGTTTCATGCTAAAATAGCGCGGCGCAGCGACTGCTAG
- a CDS encoding metal-dependent hydrolase: MDTASHLLFGATLGGLAMLDPALAAQPAAMLAVWTATLLGSHAPDFDTVMRLKGQAAYVRHHRGITHSLPAPAIWSLLGLPIAWLYGVPELAWQVVGWMFVAVCFHVLLDLFNSFGVQCARPVSQKWLHLDTLCLFDPYLFVLHASGCILWASGIAVPGPMFAIIYTITAFYIGWRLLISRKVKRLLRVSFGISTGITLVPSLLGYSWQFTADCGDHYAAGTVAGGLVTIETTVSKSDSTELAPVVRAAMNEEGVKALLSFSERVHVNVQEKHGGYEVTWSDVRFWNKQQMPFGVAVTLDANMKVLNHRLGWNKKTWEPPHV, translated from the coding sequence ATGGATACAGCAAGCCATTTATTGTTCGGCGCAACACTTGGAGGACTCGCGATGCTCGACCCTGCACTGGCTGCGCAGCCAGCCGCGATGCTTGCCGTATGGACAGCGACGCTGCTCGGCAGCCATGCACCGGATTTTGATACGGTGATGCGCTTAAAAGGCCAAGCGGCCTATGTTCGCCATCATCGCGGTATTACGCATTCGCTGCCTGCGCCCGCCATTTGGTCGTTGCTGGGCTTGCCAATTGCGTGGCTTTATGGCGTGCCGGAGCTCGCCTGGCAAGTTGTAGGCTGGATGTTCGTAGCGGTCTGTTTTCATGTTTTGCTGGATTTGTTCAATTCCTTCGGGGTGCAATGCGCTAGGCCTGTTTCGCAGAAATGGCTGCATTTAGATACGTTATGCCTATTTGATCCGTATTTGTTTGTCTTGCATGCGTCAGGCTGTATTCTTTGGGCGTCAGGCATAGCCGTGCCAGGTCCGATGTTTGCCATTATTTACACCATAACGGCTTTCTACATCGGATGGAGGCTGCTAATAAGCCGAAAGGTGAAGCGGCTGCTCCGGGTAAGCTTTGGCATCAGTACAGGCATAACGCTTGTACCATCGCTGCTTGGCTATAGCTGGCAGTTTACAGCAGACTGCGGCGACCATTATGCGGCGGGAACGGTTGCTGGAGGTTTGGTTACAATCGAGACGACAGTCAGCAAGTCGGATAGTACGGAGCTGGCTCCGGTCGTGCGTGCGGCGATGAATGAAGAAGGGGTAAAAGCTCTTTTGTCTTTTTCCGAGCGGGTTCATGTGAATGTACAGGAGAAGCATGGTGGTTACGAAGTGACCTGGAGCGATGTGCGTTTTTGGAATAAGCAGCAAATGCCGTTTGGGGTAGCTGTGACGCTCGATGCAAATATGAAGGTGCTGAATCACCGACTAGGCTGGAATAAAAAAACGTGGGAGCCACCCCACGTTTAG
- a CDS encoding DEAD/DEAH box helicase, whose amino-acid sequence MNRWTGKTSGLEEWLELLKHDQDIMDNITHWRTIPPREASTAALPADLHPKLAEALRTKGIDELYTHQETAYRFVREGHSIVAVTPTASGKTLCYNLPVLQSLLEDDEGRALYLFPTKALAQDQVAELQTLADLMDVDLKTNTYDGDTPPTARQVIRNAGHIVVTNPDMLHSAILPHHTKWVKLFENIKYIVIDELHAYRGVFGSHVANVIRRLKRICRFYGSTPQFICASATIDNPAEHAAKLIGEPVRLVDNNGAPTGEKHFIFYNPPVVNRQLGIRRSSVLETRKLAGLLLRQGVQTIVFARSRVRVELLLTYLQDIIKDKLDAKTIRGYRGGYLPKLRREIERGLRSGEIRGVVSTNALELGIDIGQLQACVLNGYPGTVASTWQQSGRAGRRQGSAVTFLVASSNPLDQYMIQNPDFFFNRPPERALIHPDNLLVLIDHVKCAAYELPFEEGEKFGEESLADMMEFLTEEKVLHRAGSRWYWMEQSFPAHNISLRSAAQENFVIIDMTEGSRVLGEVDRFSAPTLIHEEAIYIHEGVQYQVEKLDYAEKKAYVRKVDVDYYTDANLAVELKVLYVDKERESGELTRQYGELALNAKATIFKKIRLRSHENIGSGPIHLPEEELHTSGYWFSFSEEAAARKSKNEMQYALLGIANVLVHIAPLYLMCDPYDIRVVPQVKAVHTQKPTIYFYDRYPGGIGLSERLFEVHDELIRQAKSLIRGCTCLSGCPACVGPIEEVGLLGKEQALKLLEEAEGNT is encoded by the coding sequence ATGAACCGCTGGACGGGAAAGACCTCGGGACTCGAGGAGTGGCTGGAGCTGCTGAAGCACGATCAGGACATAATGGATAATATCACCCATTGGCGGACCATTCCGCCGCGCGAGGCTAGTACTGCGGCATTGCCTGCGGATCTGCATCCGAAGCTTGCGGAAGCGCTGCGCACAAAGGGAATTGATGAACTATACACACATCAGGAGACGGCTTATCGGTTCGTACGAGAAGGCCATAGCATTGTAGCGGTTACCCCGACTGCCTCTGGCAAAACCTTATGCTATAACCTGCCGGTGCTCCAGTCATTATTGGAAGATGACGAAGGTCGAGCGCTTTATTTATTTCCGACGAAGGCGCTGGCGCAGGATCAGGTGGCCGAGCTTCAGACGCTTGCCGATCTGATGGACGTTGATCTCAAGACAAATACATACGACGGGGATACCCCTCCAACAGCGAGACAAGTAATTCGCAACGCTGGACATATCGTCGTGACCAATCCGGACATGCTGCACTCGGCGATTTTGCCGCATCATACGAAATGGGTTAAGCTGTTTGAAAATATTAAATATATTGTGATCGATGAGCTTCACGCATACAGAGGCGTGTTTGGAAGCCACGTTGCCAATGTGATCCGCAGGCTCAAAAGAATTTGTCGGTTTTATGGGTCGACTCCGCAATTTATTTGTGCATCAGCGACCATCGATAATCCCGCCGAGCATGCAGCAAAGCTAATAGGCGAGCCTGTGCGGCTCGTTGATAACAATGGTGCGCCGACGGGGGAGAAGCATTTTATATTTTACAATCCGCCTGTTGTGAACAGGCAGCTCGGCATTCGCCGCAGCAGTGTGCTGGAGACGAGGAAGCTGGCAGGCTTGCTGCTCCGCCAAGGCGTGCAGACGATTGTATTCGCCCGAAGCCGGGTGCGTGTGGAGCTGCTGCTGACCTATTTGCAGGACATCATTAAAGACAAGCTTGATGCGAAAACCATCCGCGGCTATCGCGGTGGATATTTGCCCAAGCTGCGTCGGGAAATTGAACGCGGTCTGCGCAGCGGTGAAATTCGCGGCGTCGTAAGCACGAATGCGCTGGAGCTTGGTATTGATATTGGGCAGCTGCAAGCTTGCGTGCTGAACGGTTATCCAGGCACAGTAGCAAGCACCTGGCAGCAATCGGGACGTGCGGGACGCCGCCAGGGCAGCGCGGTTACTTTTTTAGTGGCAAGCAGCAATCCTTTGGATCAATATATGATTCAAAATCCTGACTTTTTTTTCAATCGGCCGCCGGAGCGTGCGCTTATTCATCCCGATAATTTACTTGTGCTCATTGATCATGTGAAATGTGCGGCATATGAGCTTCCTTTTGAAGAAGGCGAGAAATTTGGGGAGGAATCGCTTGCGGACATGATGGAGTTTTTAACGGAGGAAAAGGTGCTGCACCGTGCGGGCAGCCGCTGGTATTGGATGGAGCAATCGTTTCCCGCCCATAACATTTCGCTGCGCTCCGCGGCTCAGGAAAACTTTGTCATCATTGACATGACCGAGGGCAGCCGAGTACTGGGCGAAGTCGATCGCTTCAGCGCACCAACGCTTATTCACGAAGAAGCGATTTATATTCACGAGGGCGTGCAGTATCAGGTCGAGAAGCTGGATTATGCAGAGAAGAAAGCTTATGTGCGCAAAGTCGATGTCGATTATTACACCGATGCGAATCTCGCAGTAGAGCTGAAGGTGCTATACGTAGACAAAGAGCGCGAATCGGGCGAGCTGACGCGGCAGTATGGCGAGCTGGCGCTGAATGCGAAGGCGACGATTTTCAAAAAAATCCGGCTGCGAAGCCATGAAAATATTGGCTCAGGTCCGATTCATTTGCCGGAGGAAGAGCTGCATACGAGCGGCTACTGGTTCTCGTTCAGTGAAGAGGCTGCAGCGCGCAAAAGCAAAAATGAAATGCAATATGCACTGCTGGGCATTGCGAATGTATTGGTTCATATTGCACCGCTTTATCTAATGTGCGATCCCTATGATATTCGCGTCGTGCCGCAGGTGAAGGCTGTGCATACTCAGAAGCCGACGATTTATTTTTATGACAGGTATCCAGGCGGCATCGGACTGAGTGAAAGATTGTTTGAGGTGCATGATGAACTGATCCGGCAGGCAAAGTCACTCATTCGCGGCTGTACTTGCTTGAGTGGCTGCCCTGCTTGTGTCGGACCGATTGAAGAGGTTGGACTGCTGGGCAAGGAGCAGGCACTAAAGCTTCTGGAAGAAGCGGAGGGAAATACATGA
- a CDS encoding DUF1648 domain-containing protein: protein MMKKNLWNWLIVALSFIAGMISYSSLPGTLPVHWNVYGEPDRYAGKMFALFLIPAIMVLLMLLFKYLPKIDPKLAASSSTIKSTDSINQILMLGLAAIQGFNIAYGYGVQLDIQMVVIPFIGILYITIGNYLPRMKPNRIVGIKTPLTLNNEQVWRKTHQLSAKIFFWGGFLIIVTVFLPGMLQLISFLTVVVLVSILSVFSLVFVAKKN from the coding sequence ATGATGAAAAAGAACCTTTGGAATTGGCTCATTGTTGCACTATCTTTTATTGCCGGGATGATCTCCTACTCTTCTCTGCCTGGCACCTTGCCCGTACATTGGAATGTATATGGCGAACCAGATCGGTATGCTGGCAAAATGTTTGCTCTATTTCTCATCCCGGCCATTATGGTGCTGCTTATGCTGTTATTTAAATATTTGCCGAAAATCGACCCCAAGCTGGCTGCAAGCTCCAGCACCATCAAAAGCACCGATTCCATCAATCAAATACTGATGCTTGGCCTAGCCGCTATTCAAGGCTTCAACATCGCGTATGGCTATGGCGTCCAGCTTGATATTCAAATGGTCGTTATCCCGTTTATCGGCATTTTGTACATTACGATAGGGAACTACTTGCCGCGCATGAAGCCCAATCGCATTGTCGGCATCAAAACACCGCTAACACTGAACAACGAACAAGTGTGGCGCAAAACCCATCAGCTTTCGGCCAAAATATTTTTCTGGGGCGGCTTTCTCATTATTGTGACGGTGTTCCTGCCAGGCATGCTGCAGTTGATAAGCTTTCTGACGGTGGTTGTGCTCGTATCCATCCTGTCGGTCTTCTCTCTGGTCTTTGTTGCCAAAAAAAATTAG
- a CDS encoding DNA-formamidopyrimidine glycosylase family protein produces the protein MPELPEIENYRVILTERLAGDRITGVQVLQEKLLNVSAEQFDEALTNRTIWFVERRGKHLLLHLDNGKRLFAQLDAGASLFYGQGDERPQSEAQIVIQLETGSLYVVGMRQGFVHLLSVKETGQVLAELGPDPLDKRLTLEKFTQLFRKKRGALKAAMADQQVISGIGSFYADEIAYAAAVRPDIKIPLIQEEAWKRLYEAMHAVLKEAAGKGGSVEQPLTMDDKLTGGYYTQRRVYERAGEACGTCGTPIEVVGTAARKAFVCPSCQPEQEES, from the coding sequence ATGCCGGAATTGCCGGAAATTGAAAATTATCGCGTAATATTAACAGAACGGCTCGCAGGAGACCGGATTACAGGAGTGCAAGTGCTGCAAGAGAAGCTTCTAAATGTTTCTGCTGAGCAGTTTGACGAGGCGCTTACGAATAGAACGATCTGGTTTGTCGAGCGTCGTGGCAAGCATCTGCTGCTGCATCTTGATAACGGCAAACGTTTGTTTGCGCAGCTCGATGCTGGAGCGTCGCTGTTTTATGGGCAAGGCGATGAACGCCCGCAGAGCGAGGCGCAAATTGTCATTCAATTGGAAACGGGAAGCCTTTATGTTGTAGGAATGCGGCAGGGCTTCGTGCATCTTTTATCAGTAAAGGAGACTGGGCAGGTGCTGGCAGAATTGGGGCCAGATCCTTTGGATAAAAGGCTGACGCTTGAAAAGTTTACCCAGTTGTTCCGTAAAAAACGCGGAGCATTGAAGGCCGCAATGGCTGATCAGCAGGTGATAAGTGGAATCGGTTCCTTTTATGCCGATGAGATTGCATACGCTGCCGCTGTGCGGCCAGATATCAAAATTCCGCTTATTCAGGAAGAGGCATGGAAGCGTCTATATGAGGCGATGCACGCAGTACTGAAAGAAGCGGCGGGTAAGGGAGGCAGCGTGGAGCAGCCACTTACTATGGACGACAAGCTGACAGGCGGCTATTACACACAGCGCCGTGTCTATGAGCGTGCGGGGGAGGCATGCGGCACTTGCGGCACCCCAATTGAAGTAGTTGGCACTGCTGCGCGCAAGGCATTTGTATGTCCTTCCTGCCAGCCGGAGCAAGAAGAAAGCTAA
- a CDS encoding TIGR01457 family HAD-type hydrolase has product MGHNLPEMRGLLIDLDGTLYHGTRRIVGADALLRKLKELNLPYRFVTNNSSATPEEVAERLNRMDIPAEAQDVCTSAQAAAEYVASVKPGASVFVIGEAGLRAAIVEAGLRLTEEQPDFVIQGIDRELSYSRLSLAVRYIHGGAPFILTNPDLLLPSEGGLMPGAGSIGAMLQAAAGKEPIVIGKPSSILMDYSLKQLGLPAADTWVIGDNLATDIAAGRASGCGTLLVLTGLTTEKNYKHYSERAGCEPDKICRNLDELISYITETANC; this is encoded by the coding sequence ATGGGACATAATTTGCCTGAAATGCGAGGCTTGCTCATCGATCTCGATGGCACGCTTTATCATGGAACGAGAAGAATTGTTGGTGCAGATGCCTTGCTGCGCAAGCTTAAAGAGCTGAATCTTCCTTACCGCTTCGTTACGAACAATTCCTCGGCCACGCCGGAAGAAGTAGCGGAGCGGTTGAACAGAATGGATATTCCGGCGGAAGCGCAGGATGTGTGCACATCGGCGCAGGCTGCTGCTGAATATGTGGCTTCGGTAAAGCCGGGGGCTTCTGTTTTTGTTATTGGGGAGGCAGGTCTGCGCGCGGCAATTGTAGAAGCGGGCTTGCGGCTAACGGAAGAACAGCCGGATTTTGTTATTCAAGGTATTGACCGAGAGCTTAGCTATTCGAGGCTTTCACTTGCGGTTCGCTATATTCATGGCGGAGCTCCGTTTATTTTAACGAACCCGGATTTGCTGCTTCCTTCAGAGGGCGGTTTAATGCCGGGGGCTGGTTCAATTGGAGCGATGCTGCAAGCAGCAGCGGGCAAGGAGCCGATTGTCATTGGCAAGCCTTCATCTATTTTGATGGATTATTCCTTAAAGCAATTGGGTCTTCCGGCTGCGGACACTTGGGTAATCGGTGACAATCTAGCTACGGATATTGCGGCTGGCCGCGCTTCGGGCTGTGGGACGCTGCTCGTGTTGACAGGACTTACAACAGAGAAAAATTATAAGCACTATTCGGAACGCGCGGGCTGCGAACCGGATAAAATATGTAGAAATTTAGATGAGCTGATCTCTTATATTACGGAAACTGCAAACTGCTGA